The DNA segment TACACTTCAGATATTCTTCATGTCCAATCTATTGCCATGGCGAAAGAACAAATGCCAGGACTGCAGTACATCGCTTCCCCTTTACAACCGACCTGTAGTCAGGGATACGCCGAGTACAGATCCCGCCATGCCTGTATGATGCCAAGTGCAAGATACAGCTGTTTAGATACACTACACAAATagtttcattacattgtttattttaggcCATATACTTACATTACGTGAATTTTGACTGAATCAAAAAATCTATGTCTCTATTTATGACTTCGATGTTTTGGAGGAACTAAATTAATTCAGAAACTAAGGAACCTGTTTAATGTTATATTGACAAGCAATTTATTACAGGATTGCATTCATGTTTCTTTCTGCTTTAccctaaaatattattttgtgttattagATCAATCCACTAAGGAGTAgtgtaaaacaattattgtaattataagAAAGTGACCAATTTTTGCCTAGTTTAGTTACTGCATACTgcaatattgaatatataagGCAGAGATCTAATTCATCATGTCTATTTGGCATGAAGGTGTTCTTTAGCTTGACTTAACACATTCCTTTCAAATAATGGCCTTAACCAATAGATACAAATACCACACTCATGCTCAAACTATACCTTTGATGTAATCTGTGATATGTTGCATTTAttcacaaattaatattttttagaattttattgtttatatcatatgTTTCAGAACTTTATAATTTAATCATATCAATTGTAAGCAAATGTCATGACCATCGAAACAGAATTTTTGCCATTTTGGTTCAAAAACTTTAAGTTTATGAGGTGAGAAAATTCTCATACATCAGAGGTTTGATGATGATAAATCTAAATGTGGTACGCAAAGCATCGTCACTCTGATGTCAGAGAAAGGAGGTGATTTGGgtgcatgtatatttaatgattAGTATGTATAGAtcaataatgtttatatgtattaataaataatgtttatattttaaacggaATTGGGAATCTGTTAAGGTGAATATGTAGAATTGACTTTCTGCTTCAATCATTAGTGTTTGTGTCCCCTTGCTCAGGTGTTTTACCAGAAATACTTATATGCAACAAGTAATTCCTTAtcctttttattttgtgatctttgtttcaatattatagaTTAATATAAAATCTTATGTGCTTGGAGGTCTTTTATACCCATAAGTTTTCTTGaaggtattttttaatttacaaataagtgTTATTTGTATGTAACTGAATGTTATATAACTAATGTGTTacattgcatttatatatacttaatgCTGTCATGAAAGACAATGTTCTGTTGCTGAGCTGTTGATAATTTCTACCAAGTATTAATTGAAAAATCCGATTTTACCATGTTGCCAAGTTCAAGAAGTAGGATGCATATAAGTGAAAAGCCTTCTAATTTATCCACACAATACTTAATCCCCACGTACCTGTTACCATTCCGATATGGGGGGAAATTTCCAGACAAATACAAAAAAGGCAAACTCCAACATGgttcaatgtaataaatacaATCTAAAATTGTTCATGAAAACCATTCGTTGTACGTGTTTGTATATGTTCTTTCAATTGGCTACTTAAATGGTTGTCATTATTTTAAGGTAACGTTGCTCTTTAGCTACAAATCATTCATAGATTGTAAATCACATATAATCAACTGGgtcttcataaaaaaattatgttgtgTAAATGATTAATAAAGACATAACAGCTATTGCATGCTATTTAAATCTTATTACATTCTGACATAACATACCGTTAGTATTAGACATTCCTCTTAACCTGTGATTTTGTGACcttttcaactgttttatatCTTACGATTATATTGAAaccatatttccattttttacattatgagTTACTTACATGTTTGAATTCTTGAGTTACAAACTTTTAGTCTGAGTGTCATATAAGTACTACCTGAAGTGTCGCTGTTGGCAGCAGCGGCAAAACCTTGACCAACAAttagtaaataattataatccaATCATGATGAAAATTGGTGACAGTGTTAATGGGCATATATCTCAACCCAAGTTTGATGGTTGGATAAATCACCTGGGTTactctttaaataaatttatattttgtagcTTTCTTATTGTCAATATGAAACTTCTTGCATCATTTTGTTGTTACAACTtatcacttttaaatgtttttaaaaattctattaaattttataacatCAAAACTCAAGCTCATAGGCCTATATagtacattgttttttttatctaaaactaGTAAGATGAAAGATGATAAATTGATTGgtgcaattaatttaaaaaaacaattgtgtttttaaaaaaacaattgtgtttttattttgcgCTGTTTATGCTCAGCAGTGTACCTCAAATGTCTTCTGTTTATACTCATGAGAAAACCTAACAAATGCATTATACAGCTATTGTTGGTTGGTTCGTTCTCTGTTTAGATTCATACTGgttagtgtgttttttatattggcatacctttacaaaatatatttattttacattctgAACCTCCAAGGTACTTCCTTACAATTACGTCATATAAACATAGAATAGCGTATGTTATTATACTTATTATTGATGCCCTGTTTGCCGATTTCTCAAAACTACTTAAGTCTGTTAAAACAGGATTAACCTacgctcactatttttgttcttcTATGATTTATGAcgtatttacttttttgtttgtttttttgactGCTTATTGAAATTGTCTGtctgttaaacataaaaaactaagttttatttatcaaaatcatgtAAAAGTTAGAAACTGCCAAAGAAATAAAGCCACTTTagtctgttaagcttaagaGGTTTCGAGAAGTCAGGATGCTATACGTGTGTGTGGTTGTTATAATGATAAACATGTTTCTGGAaagtaatatattattatatttaataaagagGAAGAAAATTGCATCCTGTTGTGCTTATGATATAGTCCCATGTAGATTTAGTATTACATTTCTTTATGGCATAATGTTCaagtaaaatgtgttgtttggATAAGGACTACGGCATATTCCCCAAAATGTGGTTATTAGCAACGTTATTTCACAACGTTGATAAAAATGACGTCAAAAGTTTTTTCACAACGTGCCGTACACAGGTGACGTCACAATTGATAGTTACCAAGCAACGAATTAACCTGGATTATTCGCTAGCATTGCGAGCATTGCCTATAAGCAGAAGATGGGttgttttagaaaaatcttACCAAATTGTCTGATTCAGTGTCTGGCTCGGCAGATAGAGCCCGCATTCGCCGACGCAGCTATTAAAGACACGCTGTTTTTCAAGGTACCCGAGGCTGAACTTCAGAAATTTCTGGATTACGGTCCCGAGCACACGTACTTGGATGCCAGAGAGTACATATTTATGTTCGCATATGAAACCGAGTATTTTTTGGCTCAGCCTGATGCTAATTTTGAACTGAAGACCTATTACTTTGGCGACATCGCTCTGAAAGGCTGGGCTCCCTGCACCAAAAAACCATGGTGGCTGTCGAAAAGCGGGAATAAGAAAACCCAGCAAGGTAGATTTTTTGAAATAGTCTGGGTCTTATTGACTGAAAGTATATGAATTAGTAGCTTGCAGATAAGTTCCATGAACACACAGtgtgttttgaaaactgttgtcTAAGACAACACATATCTTTATCGATATAAAAGAGACTTTCTTAATCAATGTACGTACTAGTAATAGTATTTACAGAactctttattttttcatagtGTGTCAAGTCAAAGTGTATATACACTAATTGAATCTCTCAGGCCACTTTATGCGGCAACATGAGCAAAGGAAACACTAAACCCTCATATAAACAGTAATAACTACAATTGAGTTTGTATGCTATGGCAATGTTAATAACCAGGGGCGGTTTGATACTTCCGTGCTTTAACCTAACTTAGTTTTGAAAGCCAATCATGTGGTTATTTCAGCTTATTTCGATAAATATTTTAGGTACTGATGCCACCCAGCCAACTGCCGCCCAAGCCGACCTATTGTCTTCTCTCACAGCTGCCCGCAGCCTGACGGATGATGAGGACACTTTGAATAAAATCGCCGCCAATGGCCGCCGCGTTAACAAGGCATTCACCTCTCCAGGTCTCGTCGAGATATCCATCTGAAGTGAAACTTGAGACATCAAACAGACTCTTACCCCTGTCCGGCCATGTCCGCAACCCAACGTTCCAACGTTTTCgtttctatttattttcaattgacAAAATTTAGATTTAAGCAAAAGAAGTTTTCGGAAATCGTAGGTATATAGTGCAAAATATATGACATGTTACACATGTGCATGTACTACAATGATCCTACCGTCGTTGCATTAAGAAGGGCGTGAGAgtctgataaataaataattgctttaGCGGAAGATTGGATACCAGATCTCCATTCATCTGCTCGGTGTCGCCGTCCGATCAAGCCGCGGGTCAAATGGAGTGCATACGACATATGAGATCGCACAGCGGGCAAAAGGACCGGCGCTATGAAACCGTTGTGGTTAAAAGTGACACAGATATCGGAATCCACAATCTTCACGAGTCTactgaaatgtattttattcatatttgctTCCTACCCAACCGGTTAAAAGTGACCCAGAGACATTTTTGAAGGACATCGGATGCCACAATATTAACCGGGCGGTTCCACTGAAATGTACTATATTCAGATTGGTGCTCCAAACCAGCCGGCTAACGAGTGCAAGCATTTTAGAATGCGCGGTGCACATTTGGCCGCTTCTTAATGCTACAACAACAGACAACTCATTTAAGAACACTGGTGTCCGTAATTGCCATGTAATTGTTACTTCTACTTATTCTGATTTTCCGAACCAAAAAACGCGCAGTGTATATATGCACGGCGTATAATTCATTTACTCTTCAAAATCGTGATACATTGTATGTGTCTTAAAGTACGCGATGCGGTTTGACTCAAAATCGTGATACATTGTATGTGTCTTAAAGTACGCGATGCGGTTTGACTCAAAATCGTGATACATTGTATGTGTCTTAAAGTACGCGATGCGGTTTGACTCAAAATCGTGATACCTTGTATGTGTCTTAAAGTACGCGATGCGGTTTGACTCAAAATCGTGATACATTGTATGTGTCTTAAAGTACGCGATGCGGTTTGACTCAAAATCGTGATACATTGTATGTGTCTTAAAGTACGCGATGCGGTTTGACTGAGGACTTGGCCATGTGTGAGAAAGTAAGCTGTGTCTTGAGCATTAAGCGACATCATCACGGTTCACGGTGcgataattaaaacaacaacaaataatgtAGTTTAAccatgtaaaaataatttggtgAGACAATTGAACAACATTGTTAGTTATTTTAACcgtttattgtttcattattgagtttaagtataaacaaaaaatcaagtcaatattttatcaagCTTTCCATACCGTTGGCGTATGTAGATTCTAGACTCGGAAAGGCCCCAAACGTTAGCACAATTGATGGTACCGGTGTCAACGTTATGCAGTTTAATGTAAACAGTAGATATGTTCATAatcaaaatatgtacaaaagAAAAAGTTCTCCGATCGACGATACAGGTAAAAAGAGATGACTGCGTAGTCAGCTACCGTTTGTAAATATTACTCTATGTCTCAAACAGCCGTTTTCGTAAACATGACGTTATAACTAAACATATCCAAAGGTCATGAACTTTCCTGTCAAAATGggagttattatatttttaaaagtaaatttatcATGAGCCATTCCGTGAACAGTGTTGAGGACGACAGAAGTCCGCTTCTATCGTCATTTAACCCAAGCGACTCCTCAAGGTATTTTGAGTCCGATTGGCaaaaagaaaagagaaatgACTCAAGAGTCACGAGTGtcacactgtcaaaacatttttttttatgaaaatgaagtCATTCACTCAGTTAATTATTTCTAAATGAGGTTGTAAACCCCCTTTCCTTATTGCATATTAAATTTCCTTTCATGTTTTTCTCAAATCCTTTCCATCCAAGTAACCTctgtaatatttattattaaacgGTAGAAATCAATTTAGAGTGTTCTATTAAGAATAAATCATGTAAAAGTTTTGAATCCTGGTTAAActgtaattaaattatttacaatgaGGGTCTGATATCTGACTTGACAAATGTTTGAGGCTG comes from the Mya arenaria isolate MELC-2E11 chromosome 13, ASM2691426v1 genome and includes:
- the LOC128213492 gene encoding uncharacterized protein LOC128213492; this encodes MGCFRKILPNCLIQCLARQIEPAFADAAIKDTLFFKVPEAELQKFLDYGPEHTYLDAREYIFMFAYETEYFLAQPDANFELKTYYFGDIALKGWAPCTKKPWWLSKSGNKKTQQGTDATQPTAAQADLLSSLTAARSLTDDEDTLNKIAANGRRVNKAFTSPGLVEISI